A genomic stretch from Malus domestica chromosome 15, GDT2T_hap1 includes:
- the LOC103426801 gene encoding uncharacterized protein: protein MGEEEIKEVENPRSMTKDQFLSWKRQKDDDASARRAEAERKRAEDIAAGTVPMNGRELFVHEPWVFDNTIY, encoded by the exons ATGGGAGAAGAAGAAATTAAGGAAGTTGAGAATCCGAGGTCGATGACGAAGGACCAGTTCCTCTCCTGGAAACGCCAGAAG gATGATGATGCATCTGCCAGAAGAGCTGAAGCAGAGAGGAAACGCGCGGAGGACATTGCTGCAGGGACAGTGCCAATGAATGGCCGAGAGCTTTTCGTGCACGAACCTTGGGTTTTTGATAACACTATTTATTGA
- the LOC139191959 gene encoding uncharacterized protein encodes MPQQSILVIELFDVWGIDFMGPFPSSHGNLYILVAVDYVSKWVEAIASPTCKSSAVLGFLQNTIFPRFGVPRAIINDESTHFLNRTMAAFCAKYHIHHRIATPYHPQTSGQVEVSNRELKRILEKTVSSSRKDWSLKLTDALWAYRTAYKTSIGMSPCRQRQKRKETKEEKKNERECRK; translated from the coding sequence ATGCCCCAACAAAGTATTTTGGTGATTGAactatttgatgtttggggtatagaCTTCATGGGACCTTTCCCTTCTTCACATGGCAATCTTTACATCTTGGTGGCAGTTGATTATGTCTCTAAGTGGGTGGAGGCAATAGCTTCTCCAACATGCAAAAGTTCTGCGGTGTTAGGTTTCTTGCAAAATACTATTTTTCCCCGATTTGGAGTACCTCGTGCTATCATCAATGACGAAAGTACACATTTCTTAAACCGCACCATGGCTGCCTTTTGTGCCAAGTATCATATTCACCATCGCATAGCCACCCCATACCATCCACAGACATCTGGACAAGTCGAAGTATCTAATCGTGAGCTCAAGAGGATTCTTGAGAAAACTGTCAGTTCATCTCGAAAGGATTGGAGTTTAAAGCTTACTGATGCTTTGTGGGCATATAGGACAGCTTATAAGACATCAATTGGGATGTCTCCGTGTCGGCAAAGACAAAAGAGAAAGGAGAccaaagaagagaagaagaatgaaAGGGAATGTAGAAAATGA